In a single window of the Bacillus clarus genome:
- a CDS encoding ABC transporter ATP-binding protein, which translates to MEVRNIEKKKGNWRQFLRLIQDTNPPKGILVFALIMSLFSTGASLFIPMLTKGLVDNFSLSSISTGQIVGLVVFFVVQTIAAGLSIYLLNYIGQKIVAGLRERLWGKVLILPVSYYDQNRTGDTISRMTNDTGVVKTLISEHLSNLLTGGISIVGSLIVLFVLDWKMTVLLLTVIPLSVLILVPLGRKMYKISKTLQDETASFTSVLTQVLSEIRLVKSSNTETREYENGNKGIQKLLQFGLKEGKVQALISPVMSFVLMALLVIIVGYGGMRVSSGALTTGELVAFILYLVQIIMPMSQLSMFFTQFQKAIGATERINTILEYEVEDHVTGVKVKNAKQPIVIENVDFEYNEEEKILKNIDFTIESGKVTAIVGPSGSGKTTLFSLLERFYEPTSGVIKLGEEPISTYSLQSWRRQIGYVSQDSPLIDGTIRDNICYGVEGEVIDEEIERVAAMAYVDAFIHDLPSGYATEVGERGVKLSGGQRQRIAIARALLRNPQILMLDEATSSLDSKSESVVQKALNNLMKGRTTLVIAHRLSTVVDADKIIFIEKGNLTGSGSHDELLRSHDMYREFATQQLKIKEGAL; encoded by the coding sequence ATGGAAGTTAGAAATATAGAAAAGAAAAAGGGGAATTGGAGGCAATTTTTACGTCTTATTCAAGACACGAATCCTCCGAAAGGTATTCTTGTTTTTGCATTAATAATGAGTTTGTTTTCAACGGGAGCGAGTTTGTTTATTCCAATGTTAACAAAAGGGTTAGTGGATAATTTTTCACTGTCTTCAATAAGTACGGGGCAAATTGTTGGGTTAGTTGTATTCTTTGTTGTTCAAACAATTGCAGCAGGATTATCGATTTATTTACTCAATTACATTGGACAAAAAATTGTAGCGGGACTTAGGGAAAGATTATGGGGAAAGGTGCTTATTTTACCGGTTTCTTATTATGATCAAAATAGAACAGGCGATACAATTAGTCGTATGACAAATGATACAGGTGTTGTTAAAACTTTGATTTCAGAGCATTTGTCAAACTTGCTAACAGGTGGTATTTCTATTGTTGGATCGTTAATTGTATTATTTGTTTTAGATTGGAAAATGACAGTTCTATTGTTAACGGTTATTCCGTTATCTGTTTTGATTTTAGTTCCGCTCGGAAGGAAAATGTATAAAATTTCAAAAACACTTCAAGATGAAACAGCTTCCTTTACGAGTGTGTTAACGCAAGTGTTATCAGAAATCCGTTTAGTGAAATCTTCAAATACAGAAACGAGAGAATATGAAAATGGCAATAAAGGTATTCAAAAGTTACTACAGTTTGGTTTGAAAGAAGGAAAAGTGCAAGCATTAATTTCACCAGTTATGTCATTTGTTTTAATGGCGTTACTTGTTATTATCGTAGGATATGGTGGAATGCGTGTTTCTAGTGGAGCATTGACGACAGGAGAGCTTGTGGCGTTTATTTTATATTTAGTACAAATTATAATGCCGATGAGTCAGCTATCTATGTTCTTTACGCAGTTTCAGAAGGCAATTGGTGCAACGGAACGAATTAATACAATCTTGGAATATGAAGTAGAAGATCATGTGACAGGTGTGAAGGTAAAGAATGCGAAACAACCGATTGTAATTGAAAATGTAGATTTTGAATATAACGAGGAAGAAAAGATATTAAAGAATATTGACTTCACGATTGAGTCAGGAAAAGTGACGGCAATTGTAGGGCCGAGTGGTAGTGGTAAAACAACATTATTCTCATTATTAGAAAGGTTTTATGAACCAACTAGTGGTGTAATCAAGTTAGGGGAAGAACCGATTTCAACATATTCCTTACAGTCATGGCGACGTCAAATTGGATACGTTTCACAAGACAGTCCGTTAATTGATGGTACAATTCGAGATAATATTTGCTACGGTGTTGAAGGAGAAGTAATTGACGAAGAAATTGAAAGAGTAGCAGCAATGGCATATGTTGATGCGTTTATTCATGACTTACCAAGCGGATATGCAACGGAAGTTGGGGAGCGTGGTGTGAAGCTATCTGGAGGACAAAGACAGAGAATTGCAATTGCTCGTGCTTTACTTCGAAATCCGCAAATTCTTATGTTAGATGAAGCAACTTCAAGCCTTGATAGTAAATCGGAATCGGTGGTTCAAAAAGCATTAAATAATTTAATGAAAGGTAGAACGACTTTAGTTATCGCGCATAGACTTTCAACTGTTGTAGATGCAGACAAAATTATTTTTATTGAAAAAGGGAATCTTACAGGAAGTGGATCACACGATGAACTGTTACGCTCTCATGATATGTACCGAGAATTTGCGACACAGCAGTTGAAAATTAAAGAGGGCGCACTATAG
- a CDS encoding 3-ketoacyl-ACP reductase translates to MAELLQGKNALITGAGRGIGRAVAIALAKEGVNVGLLARSEENLKAVAKEVEAEGVKAVIATADVSSYEEVTTAIETLKNGLGSIDILINNAGISKFGKFLELDVADWEKIIQVNLMGVYYATRAALPSMIEQQSGDIINISSTAGQKGAPVTSAYSASKFGVLGLTESLAMEVRKHNIRVTALTPSTVATDMAVDLGLTDGNPDKVMQAEDIAEFIVAQLKLNKRIFIKSAGLWSTNP, encoded by the coding sequence TTGGCAGAATTATTACAAGGAAAAAATGCTTTAATTACAGGAGCAGGTAGAGGGATTGGTCGCGCTGTAGCGATTGCATTGGCTAAAGAAGGCGTAAATGTTGGCCTTTTAGCACGTTCGGAAGAAAATTTAAAAGCAGTTGCGAAAGAAGTAGAAGCAGAAGGCGTAAAAGCTGTTATTGCAACTGCCGATGTATCTTCGTATGAAGAGGTTACTACTGCGATTGAAACGTTAAAAAATGGTCTAGGATCTATCGATATTTTAATTAATAACGCTGGTATTTCTAAGTTTGGTAAGTTTTTAGAATTAGACGTTGCTGATTGGGAAAAAATTATCCAAGTAAACTTAATGGGTGTATACTATGCAACTCGTGCAGCTTTACCAAGCATGATTGAACAACAATCTGGTGATATCATTAATATTTCATCTACAGCAGGACAAAAGGGTGCGCCTGTAACAAGTGCATATAGCGCTTCTAAATTTGGTGTTCTTGGCTTAACAGAATCGTTAGCGATGGAAGTTCGTAAACATAACATTCGTGTAACAGCTTTAACACCAAGTACGGTAGCAACAGATATGGCTGTAGATTTAGGGTTAACTGATGGTAATCCTGATAAAGTTATGCAAGCAGAAGATATTGCAGAATTTATCGTAGCGCAGCTGAAATTAAATAAACGTATATTTATTAAATCTGCTGGACTTTGGTCTACTAATCCGTAA
- a CDS encoding ASCH domain-containing protein: MNEAAQQYWEGYWKGEEVPKSVSTWKFGDTPNRLAQQVVEGTKTATCSAYLLYELENIPLPTTEDYGVILDQDDNPVAIVKTTEVTIVPMNEITEEFAIAEGDGSYKNWKEIHEKYFRSKLNEMGHEFSEDMLLVCERFRRIDMKK, encoded by the coding sequence ATGAACGAAGCAGCACAACAATATTGGGAAGGGTATTGGAAAGGCGAAGAGGTGCCAAAGTCAGTGAGTACATGGAAATTTGGTGATACCCCTAATCGTTTAGCGCAGCAAGTAGTTGAAGGAACGAAAACAGCAACTTGTTCTGCATATCTTTTATATGAATTAGAGAATATACCGTTACCAACTACAGAGGACTATGGTGTTATTTTGGATCAAGATGATAATCCAGTAGCAATCGTTAAAACGACGGAAGTAACGATAGTACCTATGAATGAAATTACAGAAGAATTCGCGATTGCCGAAGGAGACGGAAGTTATAAAAATTGGAAAGAGATTCATGAAAAATATTTCAGAAGTAAATTGAATGAAATGGGCCATGAATTTTCCGAAGATATGTTACTTGTATGTGAACGTTTTAGACGAATAGATATGAAAAAATAG
- the hitS gene encoding envelope stress sensor histidine kinase HitS — MRKRERMSKSKILKVIGAIIALFSFLTIIWSIAFFVASSVIKALEIKVSPFVTFLISDMVGFLFIVLIWILIGVLMRPRREAMIRTIIEPIQKIAKGDFSVKIRNEEQYDGEIGVLVKSINDMTDELNAMERMRQDFVSNVSHEIQSPLTSIKGFARALQEDTLSDEKRKHYLTIIETETTRLSKLSQNLLKLTLLESEEYSPVRETYRLDQQLKRIVLNSEPLWSEKELELELELDKVFITADQESMNQVWINLIHNSIKFTPNGGAITVILKQNDERAEVRICDTGIGISQEQKQHIFERFYKADSSRNRTHGGSGLGLAIVKKVIDLHKGEIKVESAEGKGAAFIVRIPI; from the coding sequence ATGAGAAAAAGAGAACGAATGAGTAAGAGTAAGATTTTGAAAGTAATAGGAGCAATAATTGCTCTCTTTTCTTTTCTCACTATAATTTGGTCTATAGCATTTTTTGTAGCGTCTAGTGTAATAAAAGCTCTTGAAATAAAAGTATCGCCTTTTGTTACGTTTCTAATTAGTGATATGGTTGGTTTTTTATTTATTGTTCTTATTTGGATATTAATAGGAGTTTTAATGAGGCCAAGGCGAGAAGCAATGATTAGGACTATAATTGAACCGATACAAAAAATTGCAAAAGGCGATTTCTCCGTAAAAATAAGGAATGAGGAACAGTATGATGGAGAAATTGGTGTACTTGTAAAAAGTATTAATGATATGACAGATGAGCTTAATGCAATGGAGAGAATGAGGCAAGATTTTGTATCAAATGTTTCTCATGAAATACAGTCACCATTAACGTCTATAAAAGGGTTTGCTCGAGCGTTACAAGAAGATACGCTTTCAGATGAAAAAAGGAAGCACTATCTCACGATCATTGAAACCGAAACAACAAGATTATCGAAGCTAAGTCAAAATTTATTGAAGTTAACGCTTTTAGAGTCGGAAGAGTATTCACCGGTGAGGGAGACGTATAGGTTAGATCAACAATTGAAACGAATTGTATTAAATAGCGAGCCACTTTGGAGTGAAAAGGAACTTGAGTTAGAACTTGAGTTGGATAAGGTGTTTATTACCGCAGATCAAGAAAGTATGAACCAAGTGTGGATTAATTTAATTCATAATAGTATTAAATTCACTCCAAATGGTGGAGCAATTACAGTTATATTAAAGCAAAATGATGAGCGAGCAGAAGTGCGAATTTGTGATACTGGTATCGGTATTTCGCAAGAACAAAAACAGCATATATTCGAACGTTTTTACAAAGCTGATTCTTCGCGGAATCGTACCCATGGAGGGAGTGGCTTAGGGCTAGCCATTGTAAAAAAAGTAATTGATCTTCATAAAGGGGAAATAAAGGTAGAGAGTGCGGAAGGGAAGGGGGCAGCATTTATTGTGCGTATCCCGATTTAA
- a CDS encoding aminoglycoside 6-adenylyltransferase — protein sequence MRSEKEMMDLIIDTAKEDERIRAVIMNGSRVNPNVKKDCFQDYDIIYVVKEIQSFTSNHNWIKRFGEIMIVQMPEEMSLVPAEEDGKFPYLMQFMDGNRIDLTLVPIELINDFIGKDSLSKLLLDKDKCIGELPPVSDADYLIKKPTAKEFSDCCNEFWWCSTNVAKGLWREELSYVKGMLEGPVRDMLIVMLEWHIGIKTNYIVNAGKFGKHFEQYLEKDIWEQYRETFCNAEYENIWDSCFVMCNLFRKIANEIANTYEYQYPQGEDDRVTTYLKHVKALPKDSTSIY from the coding sequence ATGAGAAGCGAAAAAGAAATGATGGATTTAATTATAGATACAGCAAAAGAAGATGAAAGAATTCGAGCTGTCATTATGAATGGATCACGTGTGAATCCGAATGTGAAAAAAGATTGTTTTCAAGACTATGATATTATTTATGTTGTAAAAGAAATACAGTCATTTACGTCTAATCATAATTGGATTAAAAGATTTGGAGAAATAATGATTGTGCAAATGCCGGAAGAAATGTCTTTAGTTCCAGCTGAAGAAGATGGAAAGTTTCCGTATTTAATGCAGTTTATGGATGGAAATCGGATTGATTTGACACTAGTTCCAATTGAATTAATAAATGACTTTATTGGAAAAGATAGTTTAAGTAAGCTTCTTCTTGATAAAGACAAATGTATTGGAGAGCTTCCACCAGTAAGTGATGCGGATTACCTTATAAAGAAGCCCACAGCGAAAGAGTTTTCGGATTGCTGCAATGAATTTTGGTGGTGCAGTACAAATGTAGCGAAAGGGTTATGGAGAGAAGAGCTTTCTTACGTAAAAGGAATGCTGGAAGGCCCTGTGCGAGATATGTTAATCGTAATGCTAGAATGGCATATTGGGATAAAAACGAATTATATAGTCAATGCTGGAAAGTTTGGGAAGCATTTCGAGCAATATCTTGAAAAAGATATATGGGAGCAATATAGAGAGACATTTTGCAATGCAGAATATGAAAACATTTGGGATTCATGTTTTGTAATGTGTAATTTGTTTAGGAAAATAGCGAATGAGATTGCTAACACTTATGAATATCAATACCCGCAAGGCGAAGATGACAGAGTGACGACTTATTTAAAACATGTGAAAGCTTTACCGAAAGATAGTACATCGATTTATTAA
- the hitR gene encoding envelope stress response regulator transcription factor HitR: MIPKILIVDDDPHIRELVSVFLEREGFQTYEAVDGVDALRKIEEVKVDMAILDIMMPNMDGFDLCYELRKYYDIPILMLTAKGETSQKVKGFHLGTDDYLVKPFDPLELVVRVKALLKRYQITVSQSIQVGNVLLNRKTFEVTVGERTVPLPLKEFELLFTLGSKAGRTCSREQLIEDVWGYDFEGNERTLDVHINRLREKFQEERSKFSIKTIRGLGYRLEVSK; encoded by the coding sequence TTGATACCTAAAATTTTAATTGTAGATGATGACCCGCATATTAGAGAACTTGTTTCTGTATTTTTAGAACGAGAAGGGTTTCAAACGTATGAGGCGGTTGATGGAGTTGATGCTCTTCGCAAAATAGAAGAAGTGAAAGTTGATATGGCAATCCTTGATATTATGATGCCGAATATGGATGGATTTGATTTATGTTATGAATTAAGAAAATACTATGATATCCCGATTCTTATGCTGACTGCTAAAGGGGAAACATCTCAAAAAGTAAAAGGTTTTCACCTCGGGACAGATGATTATCTTGTAAAACCTTTTGATCCTTTAGAATTAGTTGTGCGAGTTAAGGCATTATTGAAACGTTACCAAATTACAGTTTCGCAATCTATTCAAGTTGGAAACGTATTGTTAAATCGTAAAACGTTTGAAGTTACAGTTGGAGAACGAACGGTGCCGCTGCCGCTAAAAGAATTTGAATTACTCTTTACATTAGGATCTAAAGCTGGAAGAACTTGTTCAAGAGAGCAATTAATTGAAGATGTATGGGGATATGATTTTGAAGGAAATGAACGCACACTAGACGTTCATATTAATCGTTTGCGCGAAAAGTTTCAAGAAGAACGATCGAAGTTTAGTATTAAAACGATTAGAGGCTTAGGGTATCGCCTAGAGGTAAGTAAATGA
- a CDS encoding DUF3139 domain-containing protein translates to MSMKKRKWFLSLIVIGLCIILLGIYLSYGNPLNYKAIEKDTADYLQNTKNYKQEDIQSITGEYTPLYNTSYYTKVVFKDEPYFTYFYKYDENKIIIQDTSILGKHTESFENLNLNWALFDQLVDGIHENLKERGLSEKKDYSIRYIQFIDVDDDKNGAGAFVDFEKDKESHYVYRMNNEGKAYQYSCKNGKGTFKE, encoded by the coding sequence ATGAGTATGAAAAAAAGAAAATGGTTCTTATCACTTATTGTAATCGGACTATGCATAATATTATTGGGGATATATCTTTCATATGGTAACCCTCTAAATTATAAGGCAATAGAAAAAGACACGGCCGATTACCTCCAAAACACAAAAAATTATAAACAAGAAGATATACAAAGTATAACTGGAGAATATACTCCGCTTTATAATACCAGCTATTATACAAAGGTAGTGTTTAAAGATGAACCATATTTTACATACTTTTATAAATACGATGAAAATAAAATAATAATACAAGACACTAGTATTTTAGGGAAACACACTGAATCATTTGAAAATCTTAATTTAAATTGGGCGCTTTTCGACCAATTAGTAGATGGCATTCATGAAAACTTAAAAGAAAGAGGATTGAGTGAGAAAAAAGATTATTCTATACGATACATTCAATTTATTGATGTAGATGATGATAAAAATGGTGCAGGAGCTTTCGTAGATTTTGAGAAAGATAAAGAATCCCATTACGTATACCGTATGAATAATGAAGGAAAAGCTTATCAATACAGTTGCAAAAATGGTAAAGGCACTTTTAAAGAATAA
- a CDS encoding alpha/beta fold hydrolase, whose amino-acid sequence MQTNKHTEKKTIIFIHGLVGNRRAFKKEYKRFSSSYNIITYDLLGHGEDKGQAIDFSLNRLVEQLLDLYEKEGIEEAHICALSYGCYIATIFAHTYPEKVLSICHIGGHYNNPSRLYSVFQNFWEKRGDEYSTWLSQYANTIFPSGILKANPFAVISKNIYYRFGLQLHSSIIVESLKHRLEFDLKSKLKELSHPILWVMGEHDHLYKSCLFDLKSILPNVLYKEIPLAGHAANLFRPNYFHDLYAQFLHGKLK is encoded by the coding sequence TTGCAAACTAACAAGCATACAGAAAAGAAAACCATTATTTTTATTCATGGATTAGTTGGAAATCGTCGTGCCTTCAAAAAAGAATACAAACGCTTTTCCTCTTCGTATAATATTATAACTTATGATTTACTAGGTCACGGTGAGGATAAAGGACAAGCAATTGACTTTTCTTTAAATCGACTTGTAGAACAATTATTGGACCTATACGAAAAAGAAGGAATCGAAGAAGCACATATTTGCGCTCTAAGCTATGGGTGTTATATCGCCACTATATTTGCACATACATATCCTGAAAAGGTATTAAGTATTTGCCATATTGGCGGTCATTATAATAATCCTTCCCGATTATACAGCGTGTTTCAAAATTTTTGGGAAAAGCGAGGAGACGAATATTCGACTTGGCTTTCTCAGTATGCTAATACTATTTTTCCAAGCGGTATACTAAAAGCTAACCCGTTTGCCGTTATTTCAAAAAATATTTATTATCGTTTCGGATTACAATTACACTCATCTATTATTGTAGAATCGCTCAAACATCGTCTAGAATTCGATTTGAAATCTAAATTAAAAGAACTCTCACACCCTATTTTATGGGTAATGGGGGAACATGATCATCTCTATAAATCTTGTCTATTTGATTTAAAATCTATTCTTCCTAACGTTTTATATAAAGAAATCCCTTTAGCTGGACATGCAGCAAATCTATTTCGCCCTAATTATTTTCATGATTTGTATGCACAATTTTTGCATGGAAAATTGAAATAA